One Oncorhynchus mykiss isolate Arlee chromosome 25, USDA_OmykA_1.1, whole genome shotgun sequence genomic window, AAACAGGGCGCCTATCATGGGTGTTATCTCTGGGGTGGTGCTAGAAGTAAATGAAAAGGATATACGTGAAGAATGGGATCAAATGGTTGGTGAACAACGACTGATCCGCATGCCAGATGGAGTGCGGAAGACCACTCCATCCATTCTATTGTTTTTTTGATGAAGAGTCTCTCCCTTCTTACGTGTATTTGGATTATATAAGATTCCCTGTGAGAGCCTTTGTGCCCAAACCCATGCAGTGTGATAAATGTAAATGATTTGATCATGTGTCAAGTGTATGTAGAAGGGAGGAGTATTATATGCCAGCTGAGCATAAATGCTGCAATTGTGTTGGTGAACATCCACCCAAATTTCTGAAGTGTCCTGCTAGGGTGTGTGGTGGATAATTGAATCAATTATAACGCATGCCAGAACTTGTGAAATCAATCAGGCTTTTAATACAAGAGTATTGCCAGCCAGGATGGTCCGCGGAGCACACACCGCTTCCCAGAGCCCTGGCCCTCATATTTATACACGTACAGCATATACGTCCATCCCATATGTAAATAGACATATTTCCCCTATCCATCTGCCACCATTATCTTTCAGTCCAGGCTTCCTGCTTGTTCACGCCCAATAACGCCCACATCTTCTTTTAATTAGATTATAATGGTGGCAGGATCCTTGCTTCGTCCTAAAAAAAATAGCATGCGTCTGGTTATTCTATAGGCCTGTTCTTTGGCCCTGCACTTAACTTATGGTTctcatgtgtgtgtatttttgtcagccatctGTGTGTCCCCTTTTAGTGAATTGGTGGCCCTGCACTTAACTTATGGTTCTCATGTGTGTGGATTTTTGTCAGCCATCTATGTGTCCCCTTTCAGTGTATCCAATTCTCCCTAAATGCCTATGTGTTCTATTTACTCCCACAATAGGTCAATAGGCTATGTGTCTCCTCTTACTTAGTGTATCCAATTCTCCCTAAGTGCCTATGTGTTCTATTTATTCCCACAAATAGGTCAATAGGCTATGTGTCTCCTTTTGCTTTAGTGTATCCAATTCTCCCTACGTGCCCATGTGTTCTTTTTACTCCCACAAATCCCTCCTCTGGGGCTAATTAGCCCcacacaaaaaataaaaatacaagaaATCATTCAAACAACCTGGACCAAACATCTCCAAATCATGAAAATGAAACTGAGAGTAAAAGATCCAATAATAAACATTAACAAAAACCCAACTAGACCAAACATCTCTTATTTATGCAGAAGAGTAAAAGATCTAACTAGGTAAGAAATAATAAGAAAAAATACATGTAACATTATGGTGAAGCATGAGCATGTAGGTACATAGCCTTGCCTGAGGTTGTCTCAGTTATgtgtaaaaatacaaaaaataaaacaataagactAAACATAAGAAGAATATAAGAAGCCATAAAAATACTACTGGAATAGACAACAATAGTACTtgaatataataaaataatactTGAATATAAGAAAATAATAGGCCTACATGCAGTTCCAAAAGAAAAATGACACAACAACATTCTAACATTAAGTTTTCAATCATGATCCTCCCTCGCAGACACCTCTCTAACAATGTGTTATCAATGATACCAACCTTTGTTAGAAGATTAAGGACATGGTCCGTAGACACTTGTAACCGGATACCCTCTGTTACCTAACATGTTTTGAAATAACTTAATTGTAGAAGGCAAAACTAACTTGAATTAAAGGAAATCAGATATATTCATCGATAtacctatttaaaaaaaaaaaaaaatcacaaccaAACAAACGAACATACACGGCCATAACTAAATAGGTATATGAAATCCTTACATAGGAGTACAATCCTCTTTGCTACAAATATCACAATCTCCTCTTTGACATTTTGCACAAAACAGAGGATCTCCGTAATGATTATGACCCTCCTCATTATACTTAGTGCACCACTTACAATTATTGCCCAAATGACACGCTTCATGGACATGTACCAGTGGACATTCTTCTGACTCTGGGGATATAGCATAAACAGGTAGACCATCTTTTCGAAAACCATGGCAAGCATAACCACCTCCAGGGACTACTCCAAACAGACAGGTAGGATTACCAAAAGGGCAGTCAAGAGGCCCACCAGCTGCGTTACATGCTTGTCCATATCTATCTGTATAATGGCCTGGGCTTCCAGGTACAGGATCAACTACCACAGGAAGGTTAGCTCTACCTATCGACATCTGTTTAACCGTTGTTCGGATCACAAGTGATTTCACCAAAGGTAAAACACAACAAAATACGATACCTAGAGCCACTAATCCTCCGTCCAGCATAATGGCCATCCTAGCAAACATAGCTCCCCATTTACCCAATGCTAGATCCAGCCAGTCCCAaacatgggaatcaaacccagcaTTAGCCTTTACCTCTGTTCGTAACCCTTTAAGTCTAGTCATAGCAAGTGCAAAGGATCCGTTAGGCGCTGTGTTGTTAGGAATAAAGGTACAACAATcatccccaaacataacacagaCTCCACCCTTCTCCGCCAAAAGCCAATTGAGAGCCTGTCTATTTTGCCAAGTCATTTTGCTGGTAGCCTGTACCTGTTCCCCCAACGCCGTTAGAGCTGAGTCAGTATAGTTAATGAATCTCTGCTGGTTATAGTAAATATAATTAATCCACTCTAAGTTCTTATTCGGTGTAACCCACAAAAATATTGATTCGAATCCAGATTTAACTTCATCTCTTGCCTTGAACTCCTGAGGTACTCCCCTAGGTTGTCCAATTGCATCAAGGTATACCTCAGGGTCCTTCTCATACGCCCTTTTAACTCTAGATTTAACATAGTCGTCATGAGGTGATTTAATAATGGTAACCTGTTGAATTGCTCTAACTAAAGCACAGAGACCAATCCATCCATCTGGCAGTACATTCATTAGTTTGTTTTTCCCACACATCCAGAAACTATCTGCAATACCTCTATCCTGATTCTTCAGCATAGTGAGGGACGGCGCAACCTGGGTTATTGTACCACACACTCCTTTTCTATTTACAATCAACCCTTTATCTGTGCTTCTACGAACCCCTGCCGTCTCTAGTATCCAAATAGTATCACATTCTACAGTGGTGTTTCCGACATTTATTCCTTCGGTGTTATAGCTGTAAAAACATTCAGATTTTCCTTTAACCACAGTACTTATGTCTAAATTGAGTCCATTTAATTCAGTTTTAATGTCATACGCAGCACAGTCATTGTTTCCCAACCTAGTCTCGTTCAACATGATTCTGCCTCTAGTGCTCCCCTGAGCAATCCTACATTCTATGTCACACAAGGGAATAGAATACTTCGTCTTGGTACAATGATCATTCTTCCAATTTGCACAGTTTTTAAATGACGCTGGTTCAGGGACTATCATGAGATCCGACAAAGGTGATTTACTACACAAAATACAAATTGTCCATTCTGTGTTTGTTTGCCGTATACTTAGCCCATTTGTACCATTCGTTCTTCACTTCTTCCTCCTGCATAGTGTCCTTGAATGGTTCTGAGTCTGATATACCTATGTCCGTCATCTTTGCATTGTTCTTGTCTTGAGGTAAGTCATTAGAGTTTGTCAAAAAGTTCCAAATCTCATTAAAGAATCCTTTTGGTTCTGGTGTTACAGGTGTCTTTATGGTCACCGTGGTCTGCTTGGCAAGGGCAGTTGATGTCATCTTGGTGGTAGTTGCTGTGGTCGTCACAGCAGCCGCCACCGTGGTTGTTACAGCCGCTGCTATCGTTGTCGTCGTCGCTTTGGTTGTTACAAGCTGTTCTTGCTCAGGTGCTGGCGTGGGACCCAATTTGACATGTTTGTAACTGTTTCCTTCGGTCAGTCCTGTTCTTGCTATTTTAATTTCAAATTCTTCACCTTCTGCTGGTGTTATCTTGTTCATGATAAACTCCCAGCCTTCCTCATATTTGGTTAATATCAGGTCACAACCTTTAGGGTCCCATATAACTTCTCCCTTTATCATATGATGTGTCCATCCACAGAGTGGCTCCTctggtagtggtttcttcttccaTACCGAAACTGTTCTCTGTTCCCCTGATTCAGTTAGAAGTTGGGGCGGAACAGAAAATTTAAACCTGTCAAAACGTCCTGTTTTTTCTCCTTGTTCGACcggttcctctcttctcttcctgttttTATCATTCATCTTGGTCATGTGTGAGTGCATTGTCTTCATCTTGTCCTCGATTGCTCTTGCTCTGTCgtggtcattgttctgttgtgCTCCTAATTTCAATTGTTCATTATGGAGACCAGGTAAGAGCTGAAAAGTCAATCGTGGGGAAATCCCCATTTCTTTCATCCTGCAGGACCGTTTTTCCTTGCAAGATCTCCCCTTCTGCTCTTGGTGAGGCTTCTCCTCCGCTTTCTTCACCTGTTGTTCCTGGTGAGGTTTCTCCTCCACTTTCTTCACCTGTTGTTCCTGGTGAGGTTTCTCCTCCACTTTCTTCACCTGTTGTTCCTGGTGAGGTTTCTCCTCCACTTTCTCCGCCCGTTGTTCCCTCCTCAGTCCGAGCTGGGCTTCCATCTGGGAAGGCGTCCATTTCAGGGAAGAGATGTTCCCATTCTTCAGGTGATACCTCGGGGTCCCACTGTAGAGGGCTCCCGTCAACAAGGTCTGCCCCAACAGGTATGTTATCAGGAGTAACAGGCATGTCACCCCCCCCCATTTCCGGGCTTTCAGGCCCTGCTGGAAGAGGCTTTGGTTGTTTGTCTCTTTTCTTTTCAGTCTCTTTTCCCCTGATACTTCTTCTGAGTGCGTTAGTTGGCGCACTTTTCGTATCTTGGCTTGTATCTGGTCTGCCCTTTTCTTGATTCCTCTCTGGTGCTTCGATCGTTTCCGCTGCTCCTGCTCCCTCCGGGCTCCTGCCTGGTGAATCAGCATCCTCTGCGTCCTCATCTCTGTAGGGTTGTATCCTTCTCTCCGTTGGGACTCGGgtgcagtggtttagatggtaccaCGTCTTGCTTCCTTTCACTTGGACGGCCGTGTTTGTGGCTGCTGCCACCTCGTACGGTCCTTCTCTCCTCGGCTGATCCCACTTCCTCCGGAACACTCGAACGTAGACCAGATCTCCTGGAACCACTGGGGGAGGTCCTTCCGGACCTGCCTCTGGCACCGTCTTTTTCTCCTGTAAGTATATGGCTTTGTGTATTTTGGTTAGATACATCACATACGATTTCAACTCACTCTGCAATATGTCTAAAGAGGGACCTTTGTATAGTCCTCCTAACATTGGTATTGGCATGGGTCGACCCGTAAGCATTTCATGCGGTGAGAGATGCGTGTTTCTGTTAGTTTCCATGCGACAACTCATTAGTGCAAGCGGCAACGCATCTACCCAATTGAGTCCTGTAGATCTACAGATCTTTGTTATCTTGTTTTTCAGGGTCCCATTAACCCTTTCCACCATCCCCTGCGATTGTGGATGATAGACACACCCCAATCTTTGTTTCATTCTTAGCTGCTGTATTATCGTTTTTACAACTTTTTGTATAAACGCTGATCCATTGTCTGAGCTAATTTCGGATGGAATCCCAAACCTGGGAATGACTTCTGTTGATAAGAATTTAACCACTGTTCCTGACCCCTGATCCGCCGACGGTATTGCTTCTACCCATCTACTGAACCTGTCTATGATGACTAACATGTACCTTTTACCCCGTACAGGTTTTATCATGTCTACATAGTCCATCACAATGTGTCTAAACGGACCTTCTGGAACCGGTATGTGACCTATCGGCGTAGTTATACCTTTACGTATGTTGTTTTTTGCACATATTTCACATTTTGACAAAATCTCATCTACTGTTGCCTGTAGATATGGCGACCAAAAACCTTGTTTTTTGATTTTTCTTATCACCTCCCCCCTTGCACAATGATCAACATCATGTGCATCATTGATAAGTAGCGTCAAGAGAGCGGTGGTGGCTAATATGGCACCATCATGTGTTCTCCATATCCCATGTCTGTCTACAGAAGCCCCCCTCTGTAACCAGGTGGTCTGTTCAGTGATTCCAGCCTGAGCCTGAATTTGAATTAGCTCAGCAGGAGATGTGATTGGTGCAATAGCAACCATGTCCATCAATGGTGCAATGAGAATAGGGACAACACACTTAGATGCTTTTTTGGCCGCTTCATCAGCTGCATTATTGCCCCTAATGACAAAATCATTACCTTTTTTATGCGCTTGACATTTGATTATTGCTAGTTTCCGAGGATACATTAATGCTGTCATTAACTTAACAATTTGTGCGTGATGTTGGATGGGAGTTCCATCACTCTTTTTAAACCCTCTCTGTTTCCATACTGCACCAAACAAATGGCATACACCGTGCGCGTATGCGGAATCAGTATAGATGTTAACTGTTTTACCCCTTCCTAGTACACATGCTGCTGTCAAAGCCTGTAATTCAGCTAACTGTGCTGAGCACGGTTGAGGACAATGTTCAAGTATTTCTTCAGTAAAGGTTTTCCCTTTGTGTTTGACAACCGC contains:
- the LOC110505513 gene encoding uncharacterized protein LOC110505513 isoform X6 codes for the protein MRTQRMLIHQAGARREQEQRKRSKHQRGIKKRADQIQAKIRKVRQLTHSEEVSGEKRLKRKETNNQSLFQQGLKARKWGGVTCLLLLITYLLGQTLLTGALYSGTPRYHLKNGNISSLKWTPSQMEAQLGLRREQRAEKVEEKPHQEQQVKKAEEKPHQEQKGRSCKEKRSCRMKEMGISPRLTFQLLPGLHNEQLKLGAQQNNDHDRARAIEDKMKTMHSHMTKMNDKNRKRREEPVEQGEKTGRFDRFKFSVPPQLLTESGEQRTVSVWKKKPLPEEPLCGWTHHMIKGEVIWDPKGCDLILTKYEEGWEFIMNKITPAEGEEFEIKIARTGLTEGNSYKHVKLGPTPAPEQEQLVTTKATTTTIAAAVTTTVAAAVTTTATTTKMTSTALAKQTTVTIKTPVTPEPKGFFNEIWNFLTNSNDLPQDKNNAKMTDIGISDSEPFKDTMQEEEVKNEWYKWAKYTANKHRMDNLYFV
- the LOC110505513 gene encoding uncharacterized protein LOC110505513 isoform X5, giving the protein MRTQRMLIHQAGARREQEQRKRSKHQRGIKKRADQIQAKIRKVRQLTHSEEVSGEKRLKRKETNNQSLFQQGLKARKWGGVTCLLLLITYLLGQTLLTGALYSGTPRYHLKNGNISSLKWTPSQMEAQLGLRREQRAEKVEEKPHQEQQVKKVEEKPHQEQQVKKAEEKPHQEQKGRSCKEKRSCRMKEMGISPRLTFQLLPGLHNEQLKLGAQQNNDHDRARAIEDKMKTMHSHMTKMNDKNRKRREEPVEQGEKTGRFDRFKFSVPPQLLTESGEQRTVSVWKKKPLPEEPLCGWTHHMIKGEVIWDPKGCDLILTKYEEGWEFIMNKITPAEGEEFEIKIARTGLTEGNSYKHVKLGPTPAPEQEQLVTTKATTTTIAAAVTTTVAAAVTTTATTTKMTSTALAKQTTVTIKTPVTPEPKGFFNEIWNFLTNSNDLPQDKNNAKMTDIGISDSEPFKDTMQEEEVKNEWYKWAKYTANKHRMDNLYFV
- the LOC110505513 gene encoding uncharacterized protein LOC110505513 isoform X3, which codes for MRTQRMLIHQAGARREQEQRKRSKHQRGIKKRADQIQAKIRKVRQLTHSEEVSGEKRLKRKETNNQSLFQQGLKARKWGGVTCLLLLITYLLGQTLLTGALYSGTPRYHLKNGNISSLKWTPSQMEAQLGLRREQRAEKVEEKPHQEQQVKKVEEKPHQEQQVKKAEEKPHQEQKGRSCKEKRSCRMKEMGISPRLTFQLLPGLHNEQLKLGAQQNNDHDRARAIEDKMKTMHSHMTKMNDKNRKRREEPVEQGEKTGRFDRFKFSVPPQLLTESGEQRTVSVWKKKPLPEEPLCGWTHHMIKGEVIWDPKGCDLILTKYEEGWEFIMNKITPAEGEEFEIKIARTGLTEGNSYKHVKLGPTPAPEQEQLVTTKATTTTIAAAVTTTVAAAVTTTATTTKMTSTALAKQTTVTIKTPVTPEPKGFFNEIWNFLTNSNDLPQDKNNAKMTDIGISDSEPFKDTMQEEEVKNEWYKWAKYTANKHRMDNLYFV
- the LOC110505513 gene encoding uncharacterized protein LOC110505513 isoform X1 — translated: MIVPEPASFKNCANWKNDHCTKTKYSIPLCDIECRIAQGSTRGRIMLNETRLGNNDCAAYDIKTELNGLNLDISTVVKGKSECFYSYNTEGINVGNTTVECDTIWILETAGVRRSTDKGLIVNRKGVCGTITQVAPSLTMLKNQDRGIADSFWMCGKNKLMNVLPDGWIGLCALVRAIQQVTIIKSPHDDYVKSRVKRAYEKDPEVYLDAIGQPRGVPQEFKARDEVKSGFESIFLWVTPNKNLEWINYIYYNQQRFINYTDSALTALGEQVQATSKMTWQNRQALNWLLAEKGGVCVMFGDDCCTFIPNNTAPNGSFALAMTRLKGLRTEVKANAGFDSHVWDWLDLALGKWGAMFARMAIMLDGGLVALGIVFCCVLPLVKSLVIRTTVKQMSIGRANLPVVVDPVPGSPGHYTDRYGQACNAAGGPLDCPFGNPTCLFGVVPGGGYACHGFRKDGLPVYAISPESEECPLVHVHEACHLGNNCKWCTKYNEEGHNHYGDPLFCAKCQRGDCDICSKEDCTPM
- the LOC110505513 gene encoding uncharacterized protein LOC110505513 isoform X4, with product MRTQRMLIHQAGARREQEQRKRSKHQRGIKKRADQIQAKIRKVRQLTHSEEVSGEKRLKRKETNNQSLFQQGLKARKWGGVTCLLLLITYLLGQTLLTGALYSGTPRYHLKNGNISSLKWTPSQMEAQLGLRREQRAEKVEEKPHQEQQVKKVEEKPHQEQQVKKAEEKPHQEQKGRSCKEKRSCRMKEMGISPRLTFQLLPGLHNEQLKLGAQQNNDHDRARAIEDKMKTMHSHMTKMNDKNRKRREEPVEQGEKTGRFDRFKFSVPPQLLTESGEQRTVSVWKKKPLPEEPLCGWTHHMIKGEVIWDPKGCDLILTKYEEGWEFIMNKITPAEGEEFEIKIARTGLTEGNSYKHVKLGPTPAPEQEQLVTTKATTTTIAAAVTTTVAAAVTTTATTTKMTSTALAKQTTVTIKTPVTPEPKGFFNEIWNFLTNSNDLPQDKNNAKMTDIGISDSEPFKDTMQEEEVKNEWYKWAKYTANKHRMDNLYFV
- the LOC110505513 gene encoding uncharacterized protein LOC110505513 isoform X2, whose translation is MRTQRMLIHQAGARREQEQRKRSKHQRGIKKRADQIQAKIRKVRQLTHSEEVSGEKRLKRKETNNQSLFQQGLKARKWGGVTCLLLLITYLLGQTLLTGALYSGTPRYHLKNGNISSLKWTPSQMEAQLGLRREQRAEKVEEKPHQEQQVKKVEEKPHQEQQVKKVEEKPHQEQQVKKAEEKPHQEQKGRSCKEKRSCRMKEMGISPRLTFQLLPGLHNEQLKLGAQQNNDHDRARAIEDKMKTMHSHMTKMNDKNRKRREEPVEQGEKTGRFDRFKFSVPPQLLTESGEQRTVSVWKKKPLPEEPLCGWTHHMIKGEVIWDPKGCDLILTKYEEGWEFIMNKITPAEGEEFEIKIARTGLTEGNSYKHVKLGPTPAPEQEQLVTTKATTTTIAAAVTTTVAAAVTTTATTTKMTSTALAKQTTVTIKTPVTPEPKGFFNEIWNFLTNSNDLPQDKNNAKMTDIGISDSEPFKDTMQEEEVKNEWYKWAKYTANKHRMDNLYFV